The Tribolium castaneum strain GA2 chromosome 3, icTriCast1.1, whole genome shotgun sequence sequence cgttttttttttataaattcttttaGACATCTCCTCTCCGCTGACACTAAAGAAGAGAGGATCGAGTGGTGcaacaaatttaattcggCCTTGGCCGCCATTAATTTTACTAACAAGTaatttttatactttatataatctattttatatttttatcagctagttgtataaatattttaacaagcAAATGACataattgttataaaatttatttgtagtgatacaaaattattgaagCATAAGTTTTAAACACAATATACGTTTTAAGTAAATATGACACTCTTTAACCTTATAAAATTACTTCTTCCTCAATTTTTTCGCCGGATTTTCGTTTTTCACGTCCAAATCGGGTCCGATGGACTTAAGTAACGGTTGTTTACAGTACTTACCGAACAGTGTGGTCAGGAGAGCCACCCCATACCCGGTGGCTCTTTCACCCTATTACAGAAACCTGTACTACCGTCTTAACTCACTTATTTTACTAAACTTACACAATGCACCGGCGTTGCCATATCAACATGAACCCACACTCCGGGATAATCAAATCCTAAGTGGGCTGCGATGAAAAGCCCCGCACAACTCGACTGAGCATTGCTGCGATCAGCCACTGAATTTTTCATATCGGCAACGGCCGAAGAAAATTCGGAAAAGTGTAGCTCGGGACAGAACGGTATCGGGAAAACCAAGTCGCCCGAAATTAAGCCGGCCTCCATTGCCATGTTTTCCCAATCTTCGTTATTTGTGAGCACAGCTGCGTGGTATTTACCAGTGGCGACaccctaaatttaaattttgagttttttttctatgaaCTTTTGTATCACCTGAGCTCCAGTCAACGTTGCCATGTCTAAAATTACGTTGGCTTTTAAATCTTTCTGAGCGAAGGCAACGCCGTCTGAGAGGACAAGGCGTCCTTCTGCGTCGGTATTGTTGATTTCTACAGTGCGGCCTGAGTAAAGGGTGTGAATATCGTCGGGTCTACAAACACCCACATATTGTAATCATTCTGTACAGGGTATTACAAGTTGccagaaaataaatactttggtattttttttggtaacaaatacttttttttttaataaaaaaaatctcaattaCTCAAGACTTTCATAGTCTCcactatttcaatttcaaaattccCATTTTAAAGACAAGATTAGTTCTAACATAACtagaagtatttattttttggaaaaaacaataGAAACACTCACTTTGTGGCATTGGGCCCTACGGCATTTTCGGCCAAACAAAACACGGCGTGTAAATTCTGGGTAAAGTTGGCCTTAACTGCGGCATAGAACGCCCCCAGAATCCCAGCAGCGCCGCCACAGTCACGTTTCATGCCCGGCATGGCAGTCTAAAACATCTGTACcaacaacagcaaaaaataaaaataaaatgcttgttACTTTTCCCTTGATGCTCAAACCGCCGGTATCGTAGACAATGCCTTTACCGACCCACGCAATGGTCGAATGAGCCCCCTGAGGGGTGTAGCTCAACACAGCGAGTGCTGGGGGAACATTAGCGGCTTTGCCCACCCCATAAATACCCCCGAAGCCCCTTTCGGCCAGTTCTTCGCCCCGGATGATTGTCGGTTGGATTTTTAGAGCGTCTCCGACTTCGCGAATTTCCTGTAATTTTAACTGGGGGTGAGCTCCACGTTGGGCGCCACTTTGCCCCACGTTGGGCACCACTTTGTTACACGGACGAATGTGGCAAAGCGATGCCTTAGGTGGAAGTCAAGGTTACATACATTGTGTAACTGCATTTTTTACCCCAATGAACATTTATTTACGCGATTTACACACTCACTAGTTCTATAAATCTAAACGAATTGCTTATGACTCACGAAATTAAaagtgtaaataataaataattaataaattttgtgtacaataaaaaaaatcatgaaatgaaATAGAATTACCTGAAGGAAGTGGTCGACGTTCATTTCATTGCACGGAGTGTCGACGATACGAGCGGCTAGACGGATTCCAGTCGCGGCATCATCGAGGATTTTCAGTTCTTCGGCGCTGAGTTCAGTTCCATCTATTTCGTCTAAATCAaagcagtttaaaaaaataatttaaaaaaatgggttGGGACCCACCTGAGTTGGATGGAACTATTACGAATTCAACCGAAACTGTTGAATATTCGGTGGTGTTGGAGCCCGTTTTGCGGCTGTAGAGGGGAAAAGCCCGGGCCACAGCACAGCCACTTGCGTACACATCATTACGTTCGCAAATTAtctgttaatttattaaaaaaaaattaggatatttttgaagtaaaatatACAATAATAGATGAACTAActtttaaaacataatttattagacattttatggaaaataagacaaaattttaaaacccaGTGTTTTCAAGGCATTTTTGAGATAACATTTTTCGTGATATTGGGCGATAAATAACACTGTTTTGCTGTTTTATGGTTTTATTCACgcattttgagaatttttgcctttttcgagCGTTTAGTTACAGATACTCAACTGTTTCGTACAATTTCTAACAaacaatataattaaaaagtcatcgaattaaatatttcaacaaGGTCATTGCTCTCAAATGAGAAGTTTATCTAAATCCTGCACTTatgctgtatttttttatcaatgatataaaagataatttatgtcaaaatgttttggaataatttttcaagtgcATGATGATCATAAATGGTATTATAtcaagtttcaattttttattttatcttaatCGTTAAAAATTTCTCTGTATCgataatacattattttaaatcacataaaaaaatcatgaaactGGGTCGTAAATTATATCATtgtgcatttttctttatagaaattttcatcaacacaaatataaaaattacaaaaacacatcatttttgcaattatttgaACGTGCTGAAAATTCACTAATAATAACTGTGTCAAAAATCCAATTGTTTAGTCGCTTTTTATCCAGAATTAtattgtattaattaattttttcacaaaagtttgtcaaataataaacctaaactgtttttaaaacactttttcgtaaaattctgttaaaagttggtcaaataaaatcgccaaatttgaTACAAAGTGGTGTTATTTTTCGAggattaaacattttttcaagctaaaatgcaaaaaagtgagaTACTAAAACATGTATTGATCTAAAATGACATtggtttctcatttttggagCGTTTTAAcaagaaacacaaatatttgagaaaaaaaatccttaataaaataatcagcAATCGTAAAAAACgctgttaaaaaatttcaaggttctcgaaatttattttaaaggaacaattttctcgatgagTTGTTCACTCACCACAATGCTCTCGTCGAGCCCCACGGTGCAGCTCTGCACCAGGCGGGTGATTGCATGAGCCCTTGAAGGAGTATTATGTCTGCTACATTTGACGGGCAAGGCGGCTACCGTGGCCAAATTCAGATACAAGGAGCAGCTGTCGGTCGGTGATGGATGCAGACTAGAGACCGCAACCTTGAACACGTCTTCACTAACCCTCGGCTCAAGCTTACTCTTAATATCTTGAA is a genomic window containing:
- the grsm gene encoding probable aminopeptidase NPEPL1, yielding MSTKLIFRSGLTKTDPQQTPVLIIGQVKHLTQLKFQDIKSKLEPRVSEDVFKVAVSSLHPSPTDSCSLYLNLATVAALPVKCSRHNTPSRAHAITRLVQSCTVGLDESIVIICERNDVYASGCAVARAFPLYSRKTGSNTTEYSTVSVEFVIVPSNSDEIDGTELSAEELKILDDAATGIRLAARIVDTPCNEMNVDHFLQEIREVGDALKIQPTIIRGEELAERGFGGIYGVGKAANVPPALAVLSYTPQGAHSTIAWVGKGIVYDTGGLSIKGKTAMPGMKRDCGGAAGILGAFYAAVKANFTQNLHAVFCLAENAVGPNATKPDDIHTLYSGRTVEINNTDAEGRLVLSDGVAFAQKDLKANVILDMATLTGAQGVATGKYHAAVLTNNEDWENMAMEAGLISGDLVFPIPFCPELHFSEFSSAVADMKNSVADRSNAQSSCAGLFIAAHLGFDYPGVWVHVDMATPVHCGERATGYGVALLTTLFGKYCKQPLLKSIGPDLDVKNENPAKKLRKK